From the Erythrolamprus reginae isolate rEryReg1 chromosome Z, rEryReg1.hap1, whole genome shotgun sequence genome, one window contains:
- the EN2 gene encoding homeobox protein engrailed-2, translated as MEEKEQHPGDGGGAEPRPPQPPDEASSGSDGEAGRGRPLLAPRVLQAPPGNHPPHPPHRITNFFIDNILRPEFGRRKEGGGDGGRGSRDNSPERRRRRQQQTPPQHPTPPHGLDVRSPSAAPVAGSLAEGEGDGGGSGGGVPKTGIPSKKGSDCGELVGALKSSGGGGDLSLSSDSDSSQASSFPGGQPMLWPAWVYCTRYSDRPSSGPRSRKPKKKNPNKEDKRPRTAFTAEQLQRLKSEFQTNRYLTEQRRQSLAQELSLNESQIKIWFQNKRAKIKKATGSKNSLAAHLMAQGLYNHSTASKDGKSDSE; from the exons ATGGAAGAGAAGGAGCAGCACCCGGGCGACGGAGGCGGCGCCGAGCCTCGACCTCCGCAGCCCCCGGATGAAGCCAGCAGCGGCAGCGACGGAGAAGCCGGCCGCGGGAGGCCCCTGCTCGCGCCCCGAGTGCTCCAAGCGCCGCCGGGCAACCACCCGCCTCACCCGCCGCACCGCATCACCAACTTCTTCATCGACAACATCCTACGCCCGGAGTTCGGCCGCAGGAAAGAAGGCGGCGGCGACGGAGGAAGAGGTAGCCGCGACAACAGCCCGGAGCGTCGTCGGCGGCGACAGCAGCAAACTCCACCGCAGCACCCGACACCACCGCATGGACTGGACGTCAGGAGTCCCTCGGCTGCTCCGGTCGCGGGTTCACTGGCCGAAGGAGAAGGtgacggcggcggcagcggcggcggcgttCCCAAGACTGGGATCCCATCCAAAAAGGGGAGCGACTGCGGGGAGCTGGTGGGAGCCCTGAAGTCCAGCGGCGGCGGAGGGGACCTGTCTCTCAGCTCGGATTCGGACAGCTCGCAGGCCAGTTCGTTTCCCGGCGGTCAGCCTATGCTGTGGCCGGCCTGGGTCTATTGCACCCGCTACTCGGACCGGCCATCCTCAG GCCCCCGATCGCGGAAACCAAAGAAGAAGAACCCGAACAAGGAGGACAAGCGGCCGCGGACGGCCTTCACCGCGGAGCAGCTCCAGAGACTCAAGTCGGAGTTTCAGACCAACAGGTACTTGACGGAGCAGCGGCGCCAGAGCTTGGCTCAAGAGCTCAGCCTCAACGAGTCCCAGATCAAAATCTGGTTCCAGAACAAACGGGCCAAAATCAAGAAAGCCACCGGCAGCAAAAACTCTCTGGCGGCGCACCTGATGGCCCAAGGGCTGTACAACCACTCCACCGCTTCGAAAGACGGCAAGTCCGACAGCGAGTAG